Proteins encoded within one genomic window of Arachis ipaensis cultivar K30076 chromosome B08, Araip1.1, whole genome shotgun sequence:
- the LOC107613807 gene encoding RING-H2 finger protein ATL7 isoform X1, protein MSQGYYSESYPSSSSSSSDSGSDISDAAAASAELKLYRAFIFSAPIFFTFILLFLFYVFYLRPRRVDWSSLRMRPFAFAHDSNTSTISTWDIGLKKELREMLPIIVYKESFSVKDTQCSVCLLDYQAEDKLQQIPACGHTFHMSCIDLWLSSHSTCPLCRLSLLTSAKSSTEPSHRQVDGPQSNEETQTIESSELRATSHVETTVSQNVSGEVAIAAHCIDVEGQHGQNNQ, encoded by the exons ATGTCTCAAGGCTATTACTCAGAGTCatacccttcttcttcttcttcttcttctgattctgGATCTGATATTTCAGATGCTGCTGCTGCTTCAGCTGAACTGAAGCTCTATCGAGCATTCATTTTCTCGGCACCAatattcttcactttcattcttctcttcctcttttATGTCTTCTATCTTCGACCCAGAAGGGTTGATTGGTCCTCCCTTAGGATGAGACCCTTTGCTTTTGCTCATGACTCCAACACCAGCACCATCTCCACG TGGGATATTGGGTTGAAGAAAGAATTGAGAGAGATGCTGCCTATTATTGTGTACAAGGAAAGCTTCTCTGTCAAAGATACCCA ATGCTCAGTGTGCCTTTTGGACTACCAAGCAGAGGATAAGCTTCAACAGATACCTGCATGTGGCCATACATTTCACATGAGCTGCATTGATCTTTGGCTGTCCAGCCACAGCACCTGCCCTCTCTGCCGCTTGTCCCTATTAACATCGGCTAAATCTTCAACAGAGCCATCTCACAGACAGGTTGAT GGGCCACAGAGCAATGAGGAAACACAGACCATAGAATCATCAGAGTTGAGAGCTACTAGTCATGTAGAAACCACTGTTTCCCAGAATGTCTCAGGAGAGGTTGCAATTGCCGCTCACTGCATCGATGTTGAAGGACAACATGGACAAAACAATCAGTAG
- the LOC107613807 gene encoding E3 ubiquitin-protein ligase ATL59 isoform X2, giving the protein MRPFAFAHDSNTSTISTWDIGLKKELREMLPIIVYKESFSVKDTQCSVCLLDYQAEDKLQQIPACGHTFHMSCIDLWLSSHSTCPLCRLSLLTSAKSSTEPSHRQVDGPQSNEETQTIESSELRATSHVETTVSQNVSGEVAIAAHCIDVEGQHGQNNQ; this is encoded by the exons ATGAGACCCTTTGCTTTTGCTCATGACTCCAACACCAGCACCATCTCCACG TGGGATATTGGGTTGAAGAAAGAATTGAGAGAGATGCTGCCTATTATTGTGTACAAGGAAAGCTTCTCTGTCAAAGATACCCA ATGCTCAGTGTGCCTTTTGGACTACCAAGCAGAGGATAAGCTTCAACAGATACCTGCATGTGGCCATACATTTCACATGAGCTGCATTGATCTTTGGCTGTCCAGCCACAGCACCTGCCCTCTCTGCCGCTTGTCCCTATTAACATCGGCTAAATCTTCAACAGAGCCATCTCACAGACAGGTTGAT GGGCCACAGAGCAATGAGGAAACACAGACCATAGAATCATCAGAGTTGAGAGCTACTAGTCATGTAGAAACCACTGTTTCCCAGAATGTCTCAGGAGAGGTTGCAATTGCCGCTCACTGCATCGATGTTGAAGGACAACATGGACAAAACAATCAGTAG
- the LOC107613806 gene encoding spindle pole body component 110 isoform X3 has translation MEEYLLCMKTLRSQMNDVEDQAAKISVEEETQLTNVRTMEKDIESVSYNVNVYVVKSEVKRTKEDTEQMKKVMGELCSKILENQKKIASSESDISKLTQTLELIHQEKVGLSAKLSEKRAYYTKVEEDMSAKLQKQQEWHRTKMTSRKLKEHEIKEKVDLQKSKTKGKAAADGNCIMDNPGSDARKSIIIKLDSAKGRLDEILNLKSKMLMENNKLELKAADITVLQEEYNALMSDKAGEIEYLQSLGKQVDKVKEIHHVVKCACGEEFTVAVNM, from the exons ATGGAGGAGTACTTACTGTGCATGAAGACTTTGCGCTCTCAAATGAACG ATGTGGAGGATCAAGCGGCTAAGATCTCAGTAGAAGAGGAAACGCAACTCACCAACGTTCGCACGATGGAAAAAGATATCGAATCAG TTTCATATAATGTAAATGTTTATGTAGTGAAATCGGAAGTTAAAAGAACGAAGGAAGATACTGAACAAATGAAGAAAGTGATGGGTGAGCTATGCTCTAAGATATTGGAGAATCAGAAAAAGATTGCCTCTTCGGAATCTGATATCTCCAAGCTTACACAG ACCCTGGAACTTATTCATCAAGAGAAAGTTGGGTTATCTGCCAAACTTTCAGAGAAGAG AGCCTACTATACCAAGGTTGAGGAGGACATGAGTGCCAAATTGCAGAAGCAACAG GAGTGGCACAGAACTAAGATGACTAGTAGAAAATTGAAAGAGCATGAG ATCAAGGAAAAAGTTGATTTACAGAAAAGTAAAACCAAAG GGAAGGCTGCAGCCGATGGTAACTGTATCATGGACAACCCG GGGAGTGATGCAAGGAAGAGCATAATCATCAAACTGGATTCAGCTAAAGGAAGGCTTGATGAAATTCTTAATCTAAAATCCAAGATGCTTATGGAGAACAACAAG CTAGAGCTAAAAGCTGCAGATATAACGGTTCTTCAAGAAGAATATAACGCACTTATGTCTGACAAAGCTGGAGAAATTGAGTACTTGCAGTCTCTGGGGAAACAAGTTGACAAAGTCAAG GAGATCCATCATGTGGTAAAATGTGCCTGCGGGGAGGAATTTACTGTGGCAGTGAACATGTAA
- the LOC107613806 gene encoding uncharacterized protein LOC107613806 isoform X1 yields the protein MEEYLLCMKTLRSQMNDVEDQAAKISVEEETQLTNVRTMEKDIESVSYNVNVYVVKSEVKRTKEDTEQMKKVMGELCSKILENQKKIASSESDISKLTQTLELIHQEKVGLSAKLSEKRAYYTKVEEDMSAKLQKQQEWHRTKMTSRKLKEHEIKEKVDLQKSKTKGKAAADGNCIMDNPGSDARKSIIIKLDSAKGRLDEILNLKSKMLMENNKIKLAIEDLKCKTNDFKLELKAADITVLQEEYNALMSDKAGEIEYLQSLGKQVDKVKEIHHVVKCACGEEFTVAVNM from the exons ATGGAGGAGTACTTACTGTGCATGAAGACTTTGCGCTCTCAAATGAACG ATGTGGAGGATCAAGCGGCTAAGATCTCAGTAGAAGAGGAAACGCAACTCACCAACGTTCGCACGATGGAAAAAGATATCGAATCAG TTTCATATAATGTAAATGTTTATGTAGTGAAATCGGAAGTTAAAAGAACGAAGGAAGATACTGAACAAATGAAGAAAGTGATGGGTGAGCTATGCTCTAAGATATTGGAGAATCAGAAAAAGATTGCCTCTTCGGAATCTGATATCTCCAAGCTTACACAG ACCCTGGAACTTATTCATCAAGAGAAAGTTGGGTTATCTGCCAAACTTTCAGAGAAGAG AGCCTACTATACCAAGGTTGAGGAGGACATGAGTGCCAAATTGCAGAAGCAACAG GAGTGGCACAGAACTAAGATGACTAGTAGAAAATTGAAAGAGCATGAG ATCAAGGAAAAAGTTGATTTACAGAAAAGTAAAACCAAAG GGAAGGCTGCAGCCGATGGTAACTGTATCATGGACAACCCG GGGAGTGATGCAAGGAAGAGCATAATCATCAAACTGGATTCAGCTAAAGGAAGGCTTGATGAAATTCTTAATCTAAAATCCAAGATGCTTATGGAGAACAACAAG ATAAAACTCGCTATTGAGGATCTGAAATGCAAGACAAATGATTTTAAG CTAGAGCTAAAAGCTGCAGATATAACGGTTCTTCAAGAAGAATATAACGCACTTATGTCTGACAAAGCTGGAGAAATTGAGTACTTGCAGTCTCTGGGGAAACAAGTTGACAAAGTCAAG GAGATCCATCATGTGGTAAAATGTGCCTGCGGGGAGGAATTTACTGTGGCAGTGAACATGTAA
- the LOC107613806 gene encoding uncharacterized protein LOC107613806 isoform X2 encodes MEEYLLCMKTLRSQMNDVEDQAAKISVEEETQLTNVRTMEKDIESVKSEVKRTKEDTEQMKKVMGELCSKILENQKKIASSESDISKLTQTLELIHQEKVGLSAKLSEKRAYYTKVEEDMSAKLQKQQEWHRTKMTSRKLKEHEIKEKVDLQKSKTKGKAAADGNCIMDNPGSDARKSIIIKLDSAKGRLDEILNLKSKMLMENNKIKLAIEDLKCKTNDFKLELKAADITVLQEEYNALMSDKAGEIEYLQSLGKQVDKVKEIHHVVKCACGEEFTVAVNM; translated from the exons ATGGAGGAGTACTTACTGTGCATGAAGACTTTGCGCTCTCAAATGAACG ATGTGGAGGATCAAGCGGCTAAGATCTCAGTAGAAGAGGAAACGCAACTCACCAACGTTCGCACGATGGAAAAAGATATCGAATCAG TGAAATCGGAAGTTAAAAGAACGAAGGAAGATACTGAACAAATGAAGAAAGTGATGGGTGAGCTATGCTCTAAGATATTGGAGAATCAGAAAAAGATTGCCTCTTCGGAATCTGATATCTCCAAGCTTACACAG ACCCTGGAACTTATTCATCAAGAGAAAGTTGGGTTATCTGCCAAACTTTCAGAGAAGAG AGCCTACTATACCAAGGTTGAGGAGGACATGAGTGCCAAATTGCAGAAGCAACAG GAGTGGCACAGAACTAAGATGACTAGTAGAAAATTGAAAGAGCATGAG ATCAAGGAAAAAGTTGATTTACAGAAAAGTAAAACCAAAG GGAAGGCTGCAGCCGATGGTAACTGTATCATGGACAACCCG GGGAGTGATGCAAGGAAGAGCATAATCATCAAACTGGATTCAGCTAAAGGAAGGCTTGATGAAATTCTTAATCTAAAATCCAAGATGCTTATGGAGAACAACAAG ATAAAACTCGCTATTGAGGATCTGAAATGCAAGACAAATGATTTTAAG CTAGAGCTAAAAGCTGCAGATATAACGGTTCTTCAAGAAGAATATAACGCACTTATGTCTGACAAAGCTGGAGAAATTGAGTACTTGCAGTCTCTGGGGAAACAAGTTGACAAAGTCAAG GAGATCCATCATGTGGTAAAATGTGCCTGCGGGGAGGAATTTACTGTGGCAGTGAACATGTAA
- the LOC107612471 gene encoding uncharacterized protein LOC107612471, giving the protein MLQIEGTTETTPETPKQLQETTPTVPPAPTKIHPDAEDAAAMLMMARTVPYVPKTDPGVPSFSLGLTDSSQEGASTQETERAKSPESANLIEELDNLVQKIASSAAKGKNKSPQIQRETGGESSAKFRTPGGLYQITDDMKQKCYIWGTRLKEDADGNTNEYEEMCTLIGQGKYILMRMHLVSPQAKSDIESQCMALSDHPKGEFVSPKTEKKFRVEAYPRYVFSRLITYAGGEPLQKGENEKKIK; this is encoded by the exons ATGCTACAGATTGAAGGGACTACAgaaac cactcctgaaACCCCCAAACAACTTCAAGAGACCACACCCACGGTTCCCCCAGCTCcaactaaaat tcatccagacgcagaagacgctgctgccatgttgatgatggcacggacagtaccctatgttcctaaaacagatccaggggtgccatcattcagccttggattGACTGATTCGAGCCAGGAGGGGGCGTCAACGCAGGAGACAGAAAGGGCAAAATCTCCTGAATCTGCAAATTTGATAGAAGAATTGGACAATTTGGTCcaaaaaatagcaagcagtgcGGCGAAGGGGAAGAACAAAAGTCCACAAATTCAGAGGGAGACTGGGGGAGAAAGTTCTGCAAAGTTTCGAACTCCTGGGGGATTATATCAGATTACGGATGATATGAAACAAAAGTGCTACATCTGGGGGACGAGACTGAAGGAAGATGCAGATGGCAATACTAACGAGTATGAGGAAATGTGCACTCTGATTGGCCAAGGAAAATACATTTTGATGAGAATGCACCTTGTATCCCCCCAGGCAAAAAGTGATATAGAATCtcag TGCATGGCACTTTCGGATCACCCAAAGGGGGAATTCGTATcaccgaaaacagaaaagaaattcaGGGTGGAAGCCTACCCGA GATATGTATTTTCAAGATTGATAACATATGCCGGCGGGGAACCTCTGCAGAAAGGGGAGAACGAGAAGAAAATTAAATAA